Below is a genomic region from Candidatus Ozemobacteraceae bacterium.
TCCGAACAGCGGATGCTCATGGGCATAGACCGCCACGATCGCGATGGCAACGACCCCGGAAAACCAGGAAGCCCCTCGCGTGCTCATGGCCGCCCCCCCCCCTGTCCTGCCGCCTTGGCGCGAAGACGCGCCATGAAGGCGTCCCATTTCTGCCGATGGTATCCGCCCGCATCGGGATCATACCGACGCAGGGCCGTTTCGAAGGCCAGCGTCCACTGGTCGCCCGTCGAGCCGAGCGCCCACGGCCGGGGGCCATCGGAAAACACCGGTTCGAGCCGAACGGAGGAGCACAGGTTCAGAGCCGTCCGCCATTCTTCCCGGGCCTCATCCGGCCGGCCCGACGCGGCAAGCAGATCACCGTACCGTTCGATGATCCAGGGGTTCCCCGGGTCGCTCTCTCTCAGTCGCTGCAGCCGCTCGAACGCCGCGTCCGGCGGCAGAAAACCGGTCGAGAGGAAATCGCTTCGGAGGTTTTCATTGTTCTTGCTCCGGCGGACGATCTTTGCTTGTATCTTCGAGTATATATCTTCAAATATTTCTTTTCGGTTCGCTTTCGCCGCCAACTCGAGCATGAACGCGAGGCATCCCATCCCCCAAGACGGATCGGCCATGGGCTCCGAGGGGGGAACGCGAACCAGGTCGAGGAGGTTCCAGGCGTCGCGCGCATGCTCGGGAAAACTCCGGGCCAGCGCGGAGTCGAGTTCTTTCGCCGGAAGCGGGACGCCACGCCGGGCGAGGCATATCCCGATATCCGCGATCATCTGGGCTTCGTAGACGGTTTTCGGGGCGGCCGCCGTCCAGCGTGAAACGAGAAGCGACGTCATCGTCGCGCCGACGGCGGGGTGATCGAGCACGAGCGAAGGGCCCCACCCCCCACGCAGGACCGCCTCCCACGCGGCATCCGTCGCATCCGTCCCCGCGGCGGCACGCGCCAGGGCGAGGCGGGCCCAGCGGATTCCGAGCAGGTCTCGGGGCTCGAGGGAGACGGAGGCGGCGAGGTCTTCGAGCGACTTTACGGGGTGACCGGCCATTTCCCGCAGGCGGCCGCGAAGGAACCGTGGGAGATAGTATCCGGGCCACCCGGCCGCGATATCGTCGAGTTCGGCGAGATCGGCCTCGGACGGCGCCGTTCCCGTGCTCCAGCGGATGAGAAGGCGCTGCAGGCGTATCGCCAGGTCCGTCGGCCTGACGGTCGCGGCCCTGTCGAGGGTTTCGACCCAGGCGGGATTCCGGTTGCCGAGCAACTCGACCGACTGCCGGAACAGAAACGGGGCCCGATGGAGGCTAAAGATGCCATATATCATAATCAATAGTATCCCCGCGAACGACCACGGCACCCACTTTTTCCCGGGAACGGCCTCGTCCGACGAACCGGAACCGCGTGCAGTTTCGCTGTATGCGCTCATCCCGAGCGCCATGAGCGAGGGGGTGAACCAGACGAAGTCGAACAGGCCCAGCGCCAGGAACGCGCCCCCCAGGCCGAAGGCGCCGGCCGACACGGCAGCCGAGGTTCCCCACAGGAACCCTGCGATCAGGAACAGCACAAGCAACGGAATGCCGCCGGAAAGCGCGATT
It encodes:
- a CDS encoding O-antigen ligase family protein; translated protein: MDTPAAGREIGIEERFRTLRGVWNFILLAVTACWVYLYEFPWRGDLLGLPAIDLAWMAACVGIASWRGRSFAENLLWITLSRHLHLAAMGEFEAFQALVSISWAAWGACLALAETDEQRMLLAGYHLGLTFDAGMCRPIGLGMSFGLDAAALDLLLVTAGMSRIANGRLPAIRWLPAALLAGALGFLAIAHAGGPGSNTAVMLLALASLTIFFLAPGTAAAAGDRLMQALVLAGFPIVLAAFGMMLGEADLWTAMQKRVFAGGLHPNLLAAYALGMLTFIIRPAEWDLIPAPARRVARAAACIAYLGILLASGGRAAILVFLLTALLLHRRRFADACTRRTLVPALVIGLLCIYKLFDTSLWFEVFHNERYLIWRAAVDQIRAHPWLGHGMMAFGQLPLALPDALRMIPADWIYPHTHNLFLEIALSGGIPLLVLFLIAGFLWGTSAAVSAGAFGLGGAFLALGLFDFVWFTPSLMALGMSAYSETARGSGSSDEAVPGKKWVPWSFAGILLIMIYGIFSLHRAPFLFRQSVELLGNRNPAWVETLDRAATVRPTDLAIRLQRLLIRWSTGTAPSEADLAELDDIAAGWPGYYLPRFLRGRLREMAGHPVKSLEDLAASVSLEPRDLLGIRWARLALARAAAGTDATDAAWEAVLRGGWGPSLVLDHPAVGATMTSLLVSRWTAAAPKTVYEAQMIADIGICLARRGVPLPAKELDSALARSFPEHARDAWNLLDLVRVPPSEPMADPSWGMGCLAFMLELAAKANRKEIFEDIYSKIQAKIVRRSKNNENLRSDFLSTGFLPPDAAFERLQRLRESDPGNPWIIERYGDLLAASGRPDEAREEWRTALNLCSSVRLEPVFSDGPRPWALGSTGDQWTLAFETALRRYDPDAGGYHRQKWDAFMARLRAKAAGQGGGRP